The proteins below are encoded in one region of Rhodopirellula islandica:
- a CDS encoding PAS domain S-box protein: MSELTTTEQQLRLALSMSSMGVIHMDYDTQLASADQQAARLFDLPPGVQVDRETVHLKFHPDDAVAINEHLAESMDPNGVGEFSMEHRIIHDNGDVRWLSIRKKVIFEERDGQRTPVSSLLAAVDITHKKQEEDFLKRSQETFENLVQNSPFGIYVVDTDLKMRYISKGAREHFTQFDPIEGHDLETIMFTIWRKEFATEIMRLFQHTLETGEPYQAPAFVENRHDTDQAESYEWQIERTTLPDGCFGVVCYFYDATEHEQVAESIRRREQYFREMTDAAPAMLWVTGADHSCTFLSRGWQDYTGQSQSDGLGIGWLDMVHPDDREDAHRIILSAFERRDPFEHDFRLRTVNGDYRWAIDAGRPKFNSQGQFEGYIGSVIDVHDRQVAETSLRQRAADIEASESRLRLAAETTGFGTYDITTTDSQNIWSDELFRILGLPADGAADENRYASLVHPDDRQRFRQTLRHSMLPDGPDQHSIEFRINRPDGETRWLIDTGCTFREGIQRSRRVVRRVGTVQDITDRKIFEQSLQRAKRSAEMANRSRGEFLANMSHEIRTPMSAILGHADILNDHLKDPDNLLVVETIRRNGNFLLAIINDILDLSKIDAGKMDLQKQPVRPDTIVGDIRSLMDVRAAEKDLPLKVEFAGPIPETIRTDAVRLRQILLNLVGNAIKFTNDGEVRLNIRYDQRSKLLNFDVIDTGVGIPSEKLDSLFEPFTQVDSTSTRSHGGTGLGLTICRRLSQALGGQIDVSSQPGKGSRFTLCLKVDASGKLIQPNLNSLPAQETPAPEVRLSANVLVVDDRRDIRYLAQHFIEKAGSTVYTATNGQEAIEFIESPDSPPVDLIVMDMQMPIMDGYEATTELRRRDCKLPIIALTANAMKSDREECLAAGCTDYTTKPLDQQKLIQMIARLTT, from the coding sequence ATGAGCGAACTCACCACCACCGAACAGCAACTGCGTCTGGCATTGTCGATGTCCTCGATGGGTGTCATCCACATGGACTACGACACCCAACTCGCCTCGGCTGATCAGCAAGCCGCACGACTGTTTGACTTGCCCCCGGGTGTGCAGGTCGACCGGGAAACAGTTCATTTGAAGTTCCACCCCGATGATGCGGTCGCGATCAACGAGCATCTCGCCGAGTCGATGGATCCCAATGGTGTGGGGGAATTCTCAATGGAACATCGCATCATCCATGACAACGGAGACGTGCGTTGGCTGAGCATTCGGAAAAAAGTCATCTTTGAGGAGCGAGACGGCCAACGAACTCCGGTTTCGTCACTTCTGGCGGCCGTCGACATCACTCACAAAAAGCAGGAAGAAGACTTCCTCAAACGATCCCAAGAGACGTTTGAGAACCTGGTGCAGAACAGTCCCTTTGGCATCTACGTCGTCGACACCGACTTGAAGATGCGTTACATCAGCAAGGGTGCACGGGAGCACTTCACTCAATTTGATCCCATCGAAGGGCACGATCTCGAAACGATCATGTTCACGATTTGGCGAAAGGAGTTTGCCACCGAGATCATGAGGCTCTTTCAACACACGCTGGAAACCGGTGAACCCTATCAAGCGCCGGCGTTCGTTGAAAATCGTCATGACACGGACCAAGCCGAATCCTATGAGTGGCAAATCGAGCGAACGACGCTGCCCGACGGATGCTTCGGAGTGGTTTGCTATTTCTACGACGCCACCGAACACGAGCAAGTCGCGGAATCGATCCGACGCCGCGAACAATATTTTCGCGAGATGACGGACGCGGCCCCGGCGATGCTGTGGGTCACCGGTGCCGACCATTCCTGCACGTTTCTCTCTCGAGGCTGGCAAGACTACACCGGACAATCTCAATCCGACGGCTTGGGAATTGGCTGGCTCGACATGGTTCACCCCGATGACCGTGAGGACGCCCACCGGATCATCCTCTCCGCTTTCGAACGCCGTGACCCTTTCGAACATGACTTCCGACTACGGACCGTCAACGGCGACTACCGATGGGCCATCGATGCCGGGCGTCCCAAGTTCAATTCCCAAGGACAATTTGAAGGCTACATCGGAAGCGTGATCGATGTTCACGATCGCCAAGTGGCCGAAACATCGCTGCGGCAGCGGGCCGCCGACATCGAGGCCAGTGAAAGCCGCCTGCGTTTGGCCGCGGAGACGACCGGCTTTGGCACCTACGACATCACCACCACCGACTCGCAGAACATTTGGTCCGATGAATTGTTCCGGATCCTCGGCTTGCCCGCGGACGGGGCCGCGGACGAAAACCGCTATGCGTCGTTGGTGCATCCCGATGATCGGCAACGATTCCGGCAAACACTGCGTCATTCCATGTTGCCGGACGGCCCCGACCAGCACTCCATCGAGTTTCGAATCAATCGTCCTGATGGAGAGACTCGCTGGCTCATCGACACGGGATGCACCTTTCGCGAGGGCATCCAACGGAGTCGTCGTGTTGTTCGGCGAGTGGGCACGGTGCAAGACATCACCGACCGAAAAATCTTTGAGCAATCGCTGCAACGCGCCAAGCGATCGGCGGAGATGGCCAATCGATCTCGCGGCGAATTCCTCGCCAACATGTCGCATGAAATCCGAACGCCCATGTCAGCGATCCTCGGGCATGCCGACATTCTGAACGACCACCTGAAAGACCCCGACAATTTGTTGGTGGTGGAAACCATCCGTCGCAATGGAAATTTCCTGCTGGCGATCATCAACGACATCTTGGATTTGTCCAAAATTGATGCTGGCAAGATGGATCTGCAGAAGCAACCGGTCCGGCCCGACACGATCGTGGGTGACATTCGTTCGCTGATGGATGTTCGCGCCGCGGAAAAAGACCTGCCGCTGAAAGTCGAGTTCGCTGGCCCGATCCCGGAAACCATTCGCACCGACGCGGTCCGGTTGCGTCAAATCCTCTTGAACCTGGTCGGCAACGCGATCAAATTCACCAACGACGGTGAAGTGCGACTGAACATCCGCTACGACCAACGATCCAAACTGCTGAACTTTGATGTGATCGACACCGGGGTGGGCATTCCGTCGGAGAAACTGGATTCGCTGTTTGAACCGTTCACACAAGTCGACAGCACCTCCACGCGTTCGCATGGTGGCACCGGGTTGGGACTGACGATCTGCCGTCGATTGTCCCAAGCCTTGGGTGGGCAAATCGATGTCTCCAGTCAACCTGGCAAGGGCAGTCGATTCACACTGTGCCTGAAGGTCGACGCCAGCGGGAAATTGATCCAACCCAACCTGAACAGCCTGCCTGCGCAAGAGACACCAGCCCCCGAGGTCCGGTTGTCGGCCAATGTGCTGGTCGTCGATGATCGACGCGACATCCGATACTTGGCCCAGCACTTCATTGAGAAAGCGGGCAGCACGGTCTACACCGCCACCAACGGGCAGGAAGCCATTGAGTTCATCGAGTCGCCCGATTCACCACCGGTGGATTTGATCGTCATGGACATGCAGATGCCGATCATGGACGGCTACGAAGCCACCACGGAACTCCGGCGGCGCGATTGCAAACTGCCGATCATCGCCCTGACCGCCAATGCCATGAAAAGCGATCGCGAAGAGTGCTTGGCCGCGGGATGCACCGACTACACCACCAAGCCGCTCGATCAACAGAAGTTGATCCAAATGATCGCCCGCCTGACCACTTGA